GATAATGAGCCCAGTTTTCTCAATTTCTTTTAAATCCATACCTTTTCGCTCTAATAACGTTGTAAGTGCATCCCACTTTTGTAGGGACCAGCCAATTTTGTACTTTTCAATGATTTCTTTTGAAAACCCTCTTTCCTCTAAGTAATTTAATGCATTTTCCCCTTCTTCTGTATGAAGCAGTAAGTGATGAAAGTATTCACTTGCAAATTCATGTGCTTTTTTCATAATGACTACTTCTTTAGAAATGGGTGTTTTTACTTCTGAACTATTTGAGGAACTTTCTTCAATCGTTAATCCTATACGACTTCCAAGTTTACTTACCGCATCGTGGAATGAAAGATTTTCGATATCCATTAAAAAGGTAATAACATTTCCTCCAGCACCACAACCAAAACAATGGAAAATTTGTTTTTCTTGCGTTACTGAAAAAGATGGTGTTTGTTCCCCATGGAAAGGGCATAAACCAAAATAATTTCTCCCTCTTTTCGTAAGTTGAACATATTCGCTAACTAAATCGACGATATCATTGTTATTTCTAACTTGTTCGATAAGCTCTTCTTCTATACGATTCGTCATTATTTCACCATCTTTACTTGCTATTTGATTTAATTCGAGAGAATTAATAAAATTCCTGCAAGAATCGACAAAATAATTCATAAAAAAAGTTTCATAGATAAAATATTCTTTTTTCCACAAATAATAATTATAAATCATTTCATTTTATTAATCTATTACTTTATTCGATAGAGAATACAAAAAAACCTTTTCACAAATGTGAATCGGCTCTTTTTCTTTTTAATTATTTTTAAAGATATGATTAATAACTTCATTCGCAGTTTCTTCTACAGCTCTATTTGTCACATCAATTACACGACAACCGATTCTTCGAACAACTTTATCAAAGTGTTTTATCTCATCATTTATCCGTTCTATTTTAGCATAACTAGCATCATCATTTAAACCAATTGCTATTAATCTTTCTTTTCGAATAAAATTGAGCTTTTCCGGAGTAATAACAAGACCAAAACATTTTGCTGGATCAATTTGAAAAAGTTCCTCCGGCGGCTCTACTTCTGGAACAAGTGGCACATTTGCAACTTTATATCTCTTATTAGCTAAATATTGGGATAATGGCGTTTTGGATGTTCTCGAAACACCAATTAAAACAATATCAGCTTGTAGCAAGCCCCTAGGATCCCTTCCATCATCGTACTTTACCGCAAATTCTATGGCTTCTATTTTTTTGAAATAGTCTTCATCCAATTTACGAACTAATCCAGGTTCTTCAAATGGTTTTTCACCTAAACTGTTTTCTAATAAGTTAAGTACTGGACCGATTAAATCTACGGATTCTAATTGATATTGTTTACAGCACTCTATCAGTGCATCCCTCATATTTGTTTGAACAAGTGTATACAAAATAATAGCATTCTGTTCTTTCGCAAGTTCCGTAATTTCTTTAATATGATCTATCGAATCAATATGCGGGAATCTTTTCAATTTTGTATGCTGAAGACCAGGTCTAAATTGGCTTATCGCCGCTTTCGCTACTAATTCACCAGTCTCCCCGATAGAATCTGAGACGATAAATAGGTTAAGCATTTTCATAGTTTTCCCCCTCACAAATCGTGGTCATCGGCTAATGATAGGAAAGCACGTGTGATATTCGTTTTCGTTATTCTTCCAACTACCTCTAAACCATCTTTTCGTATCTTTACAACAGGTAATGAATCAATTTGTCGACTCATTAATTTATTTGCGACATCTATAATCGTATCTTCTTTCAAACAGTACGTGACATTTGGCATTCTAGTCATAATCATATGTACTGGAATTTTATTTAAATCCTGATTTCCAATACTAGTTCGCAGAAAATCTTTCCTTGAAAGCACTCCAGATAACAGTGATGTTTTATCAACTACAAATAATGACCCTACATCTTCTAAAAACATATGGCATATAGCATCATAAACAGTCATGCTTTCCTCTACAACAACAGGTATAGACTGAAAGTTTTTTACACGCATTTGAGCAATATTATCTGCAATAGATTGACTTGTTTTCTTTCCGGAATAAAAATAACCAACTCGCGGACGAGCATCTAGAAATCCAGCCATTGTTAAAATTGCAAGATCGGGTCTTAACGTAGACCGCGTTAAATGTAGTCGTTCTGCAATTTGTTCTCCTGTAATGGGGCCGTTTCCTTTTACAATGTCCAAAATCTCATTTTGCCGTTTGTTGAGTTCGATCGGACTCACCGCCTCAAAGTGTTATACTTAATACTCAATTATTGTAGCACATAATAATACCACTATCAAAATAAGAAAAGTGCAAGCGTCCTTTACAAGCAAGATGTCATTACTATTTATAGATTGCTTTGGACGAAACATCGGCTACACTATTACGGAGAAGTTTCGTAGCGTGAAGTGACCACTAAAAAATTTTAGCGCTGCGGTAAATTTATTTGCGACGAGCTTGCAGAGGAAGGCTAGTTTTTTAAATATTTAACTTCGAGCGTTGTCGACCTATTATTGCGAAGTAAACATACTCGTGTTACAATAGCAACAAATAATAAAGCGTTGAAGAGGATTATAAGTACTGTAAAATGAGCGAGTGGTGATAGTGAAAGTCCACATTACAGGAAACGGCAACTCGGAGCTTATGCTTTTAAAGAGGATTGTGTTGAACAATCAATCGGGGTGGAACCGCGGGTATAATACTCGTCCCCGGGCTAATTTGGCCCGGAGACGAGTTTTTTTATTGCCCACTTTAAAAGGCATTCAAAAAATGGAGGTATTTCAATGACAAATTCAATGGAAAAAGTAGTAAGTTTAGCAAAGCATAGAGGGTTTGTTTTCCCTGGTTCAGAAATTTATGGTGGACTCGCAAATACTTGGGATTACGGTCCACTTGGCGTCGAATTAAAAAACAATGTTAAAAAAGCATGGTGGAAAAAGTTTGTGCAAGAGTCACCATATAATGTTGGCTTAGATGCAGCTATTTTAATGAACCCAAAAACTTGGGTAGCTTCTGGTCATATAGGAAACTTTAATGATCCTATGATTGACTGTAAAAAATGTAAATCTCGTCATCGTGTGGATAAAATTATTGAAGATGCTCTTGATAAAAAAGGAATTGAAATGGTTATTGATGGTCTTTCATTTGAAAAAATGGAAGACATCATGCTAGAACACGATGTAGTATGTCCAACATGTGGCGCTTTTGATTACACAGAAATTCGCCAGTTCAACTTAATGTTTAAAACATTTCAAGGCGTGACTGAGGCATCTACCAATGAAATCTTTTTGCGCCCTGAAACGGCACAAGGAATATTTGTAAACTACAAGAACGTACAACGTTCTATGCGTAAAAAAATGCCTTTTGGTATTGCGCAAGTAGGTAAAAGTTTCCGTAACGAGATTACACCAGGTAACTTCACATTCCGTACAAGAGAATTCGAACAAATGGAATTAGAATTCTTCTGTAAACCAGGGGAAGATATGGAATGGTTTGAATTCTGGCGTAATTATTGTAAAGAATGGTTATTGAATTTAGGTGTCGCTGAAAATAGCATTCGTTTACGTGATCACTCAGAAGACGAGCTTTCTCATTATTCTAATGCAACAACTGATATTGAATATAAATTCCCATTTGGTTGGGGAGAGCTATGGGGTATTGCAGATAGAACAGACTTTGACTTAAAGCAGCATATGGAGCATTCAGGAGAAGATTTCAACTATATTGATCCAATTACAAATGAAAGATATGTACCATATTGTATCGAGCCATCTTTAGGCGCTGACCGTGTAACCCTTGCATTCCTTTGTGAAGCTTTTGATGAAGAGCAATTAGAAGGTGACGATACTCGTACAGTATTGCGCTTCCACCCTGCTCTTGCACCGATAAAGGCAGCAATTTTACCATTATCGAAAAAGTTATCGGAAGGTGCTACTTCGTTGTTCTCAGAGCTAAGCAAACACTTTATGGTAGACTATGATGAATCTCAATCAATTGGTAAACGCTATCGTCGTCAAGATGAAATTGGTACTCCATTCTGTATCACATACGATTTCGATTCAGAAACGGACAATCAAGTAACGGTTCGTCACCGTGATTCTATGGAACAAACAAGAATGCCAATTGCTGAAGTTAAAGCATATATCGAAAGTCAATTACAATTTTAGTTTAATTAATCCTGATCAGACAAAAGTCTGATCAGGATTTTTGTTTGAATTTGGAGAAACTTTGACAAATGACACCTTGTAGCTTAGGGTATTTTCTCTAAGTGCATGGAATTTCTAGGGGCATATAACTTCTCGGTAGGGGCATATAGGACAGGTTTAGGGGCTCATAAGCATCTCTTTAGGGGCGGAGGGATTTTTGTAGGTCATATAGCTTCTCTGTAGTGGCTTATAGGACTAGGCTAGGGGCATTTTGGGGCGGGTGAAATCAAGCACGTGGCGGTCTGCTATAAGCGGAGTTCCTATTCTTCCGTTTCACTCCATGAAAAAAGATCCAAGTAGGAAGAGTTAATCTTCCGTCCCTGGATCTTTTTTTGGCGTATAAAATTCTGGCGTTTTCTCCATTTGGTCAAGGAACCCTTGTGACTTTAGTCGTAAACCTACTTGCTCGCTATAAATCGTACGTACAATTTTTTTAATAAAACCCTTTGTTTCTTTTTTTAATGCCAGCTTTCCTACTTGATCAATAGGTACTGTATAAAATGTTCGAATAAGTTTGACTTGTGCTGGCGTCAGTCTTATCAAGTATCGATCTATCGAGAAACATCGATGACATAAAAATCCAATTTGAGCAAAGGAAAATGCAAACTCGCCATCTGTTGCCCCACAATTCACACACTGGTGTAATACGGGATAAATTCCAGCAGTAGGTAGCAGTTTCCATTCAACAAATAGACTAATTGCCTCCGGGTCATAGTCTTCCGAAATGGCTTGAAGTGCCTGTTGTAAGATTGTAAATAGATGGGGTTTCGGAGATTCATCATCGATTAGCTTGTCTACTAATTCCATAATGAAGCTAGCATAAGCAGTAGTGAAAATATCTTCACGAATCGACCGCATAGAATCGATGATTTCTCCTTGTTGAAGAGTACCCATGCCTCTCCCTTGTTGTACTAAAAAATAGGCATATGTAAACGGCTGCGAAATGGAGGCTAAACGACTCGTGGGCTTTTTCGCTCCACGAGCCATTGCTGCTCTTTTTCCAAGTTCTCTAGAAAAAATGGTAACAATCTTATCCGTTTCCCCATATGAAGAAGCTCGCAAGACTATCCCCTCTACTTTTTGGAGCAATCGCCTTCCCTTCCTTCTTTATCATCTGTGCAAATCTCAGCGTTTTCGAATTTCTTAATACTCATCATCTCTAAATCCGTAATCTCTTAATTGAGCGGATTTATTGCGCCAATCTTTTTGCACTTTTACCCATAACTCCAAGAAAACTTTCGTTCCAAGTAGCATTTCAATATCTTGGCGGGCTCTGATTCCAACCTCTTTCAGCAAAGCTCCTTTTTTCCCAATTACAATTCCTTTTTGGGAATCTCTTTCTACTACAATTGTTGCCATCACTCGGATCATGTCTTTCTCGGTATCTTCTTCTTTTTTAATTTTATCAATAATTACCGCGATTGAATGCGGAATTTCTTCACGTGTCAAATGGAGTACTTTTTCTCGGATTAACTCCGAAATGATGAAACGTTCTGGATGGTCTGTCACTTGATCTGCTGGATAATATTGTGGACCTTCCGGTAAATACTTTTGAATCGTTTCGAGTAATCTATCTACATTGTTTCCTTGAAGCGCTGAGATAGGAATTATTTCAGCAAAGTCATATTTGTTTTTATAGGAATTGATAATATTAATTAATTCATCAGGGTGCACTTGATCAATTTTATTGATAACAAGAAAAACAGGTGTCTCATTGTTTTCTAGCATATCCATGATTAATTCATCAATTTTCCCTCTTGGTTCAGTTGCGTTGACCATGAAAATAATGACATCCACTTCACGCAATGTATTTTTAGCCACTTTCAACATGAAATCCCCAAGCTTATGTTTTGGTATATGAATACCAGGTGTGTCGATAAAAATCATCTGGCTTTTTTCTAACGTTAAAACACCTTGCACTTTATTACGAGTCGTTTGGGGTTTATCACTCATTATTGCAATTTTTTGTCCTATTACTCGATTTAGAAAGGTTGACTTCCCAACGTTTGGTCTTCCGATGATGGAGATAAATCCTGATTTAAAACCTTCATTATTTTGTTGCATAGTCTAAATCCTCCGTTGTAAAAGCACCTGGTAACAGTTCTGAAACTGTTGTTTCTAATACATTTCCATTTAAGTTGGTCAAATAAACCGGCATATTACCATCACAAAACTCCGCTAACACTTGTCTGCAAGCGCCACACGGAGAAACTGGTCCTTCCGTATCTGCAACTACAGCAATTGCAGCAAAACTATTCTTTCCTTCTGAAACAGCTTTGAATACTGCTGTTCGTTCTGCACAATTTGTTAATCCAAAAGATGCATTTTCAATATTACAACCATGGATAACTTCTCCATCTTTTGTTAAAAGCGCTGCTCCTACAGGAAATTTAGAATAAGGTACATACGCTTTCTCTCTAGCTGTTTTGGAAGCTTCCATCAATTTTTCTTTATTCAATCTTTTCACCTCTAAAATATGATTCCCCACCATTTGGGGATAAAAATAATAAAACCGACAATAGCACTACATATTGCATAGACGAGGCATGCACCTGCTGCTAAATCCTTTGCTTGTAAAGCAAGCTGGTGAAAGTCGGGTGACGCTAGATCTACTACTCGCTCAATAGACGCATTTACTAATTCTATCATGAACATACCACTAATTAATATAATTATGATTATCCATTCAAAACTTGATAATCCAGTTATTATACTTGCAAGCAATACAATGATTGCGGCTAATAGATGAAAACGAAAATTTTGTTCACTTTTTATGACGTGCAATATTCCATGAGTTGCATATTTAAACGATTTCAGAAACTTAGGAATGTCCATGGCCTTCACGTTTCAAACCAAAAGCTTGTAGTATTGTTTCTTGTAGACCAAACATTACTTTTTCTTCTTCTTTCGTCCCATGATCGTAACCAAGGAGATGTAAAAAACCATGAACAGCTAAAAAGCAAAGCTCTCTTTCAAATGTATGAGCATATGATTCTGCTTGTTCGTTTGCACGGTCTACAGAAATTACAATGTCTCCCAAAAGCGTTGGGATATCCGCATCTTTTATCACTATCTCACCATCACCCATTTCTTCCATAGCAAATGAAATCACATCGGTTGGAACATCTTTTTTTCGATAAGTACGATTGATTTCTTGAATAGCATCGTTTGTAACAAACGTTACACTAACTTCACTTCCATCTTTTACTTTTTGTTGCTCTGCGGCAAATTGCAATACTTTTCCTACAAGTTCAATCGTTTGTTCAGCTAATGTATTTGTCTCATCCATTACATCAAGTTCTAGCATTCTATTACCACCTTTTTTTTATTTTGGATACTCTATTCTTGAATGAAAAATACCATTCATTGTAGTATAAAAGCTCTCCTTTATTTGCTTTATTTCACGCAAAGATAAGTCACATTCATCAAACTGTCCATCTTGAAGCTTATCTTTAATGATTGATTCGATTAGTGCATGAACTTTTTCTGCGCTTGGTTCTTTCATTGAACGAACTGCAGCCTCTACACTATCCGCAACTGAAATTATGGCATTTTCCTTTGTTTGAGGCTTAGGCCCATTATACCTAAATTCTTGTTCTTTTACTTTATCATTTTGTTCATTCGCTTTGTAATAAAAGAACTTCAACAAACTTGTCCCATGATGTTGTTCTGCAACATCCACAATTTCTTTCGGCATTTTATGCTTACGTAGAATATTAGCTCCATCTACTGCATGAGCAATAATAATATCACGACTTGCTTCAGGAGGTAAATTATCATGTGGATTATACCCATTCATTTGATTTTCAATAAAAAAGCCGGGCCTTTTCGTTTTACCAATGTCATGATAATAGCAACTAACTCTCGCTAACAAGCCATTAGCTCCTATTGCCTCGCAAGCGGCTTCCGCTAAGTTTGCAACCATTACACTATGATGATATGTTCCCGGTGTTTCTGTTAATATTTTTTTTAGTAACGGATGGTTAGGATTTGATAATTCAATTAGTTTCATAGTAGATAGGATCCCAAATGCCGATTCAAAAAAAGGCAATATTCCGATTGTTAATGCACCTGATAGAATACCTGATAATATTGCTGCTCCTATATAAAATAGTAAATCGGTTAAACCATATGTCGTTTTTGTCATTAGTAAATAAAAAACGATAAATATTATGTTAACGGATGCAACAATTAAACTGGAACGAAGGATTTGAGAATTATGCCGCATTCTTTGTAATGCAAAAATCCCTGAAATCCCTCCAAATAAAATATATAACGAGATTTCCATTTGAAATACATTCGTATAACCTTCTTGAAATATAAATCCAGCATAAGCTGCAATAATAATGGTCGTGATAAAGGCCATTCGTTCATTAACCAAAAGGTATACGAGCATCGACACAATGGCTGTTGGAAAAATAAAAGCTATCACAACATCGAAATTGTAGGATATAAACTGTAAAACTTTCATCATTAGAACAGATACAAATAAACTAAACAGAACTACTAGTAAGGATTTCGAACTTTCGACCGTTTTATCCTTTCCATTTATCGTTTGAATATACAATACCCACATTGTTAACAATACGAATAACGCCACTCCAACGATAGGTTTATAAGAAAATTTATTTGTAAGCATTCCTAAAAGCTTCAGTTGTCTATAAACTTCCCGATCAATAATTCCACCTTTTTGAACGAGAATTTGTCCTTGTAAAATTCTTGTTGGATCAACACTTGCTTTTGCTTGCTCTAATCGTAATTCTGTTAGTTCTTTATTTTCAATGTCTGTTTCGACAATGCTAAAACGAGCGATGGATACAAGCGCATTTATATACGAATGCGAATAATTAAAGGATTTCCTAACTTTCTCCTCTAATTCTTTTTTCTGTTCCGGAACTTTTTCTAATCGAATTCTTTCACTCAAAGTCTCTTTTACAAAGGAAACTAGTGTCTCGCTAGATTGAGTTAGCGTAGTAGGACTTTGGCTAAGGAGCGCCGTTAAAGCATCTTCACTTAAATATACATTACTTGCATTATCAGCAATTTTCTCCATTTCTTTTTTTAACTTATTGAGTTGACTAGTTCTACTTTCCATTTCCTCTGCTGGGATCGCTTCTTTTTTGATTTCTATAACACTATCAAATATAGATCGAATAATCGCAACTTGATTATCCGCGGTTTCTTCTTGGAATTGATAATAAGGTTGAATTTCTGCTGCTACTTTTTCACGTTCTTGTTCTGTTTTCACACTATCTTCCATTGTTTTGACGGATCTAATGGTTTCAGGAGATAACTGAAATTCTTTAATATCATATGTATTTTCCTTTACATTCCCTATTAACAATAAAAACATAATAATTGCAGTAATAGAAATGATAATTAAAGGGAGATGCTTATAATTGCTCCACTGCTTCATTTTCAATAAGATAGAATTCACTTTACTCTCATCTCCCTTATTACTTATAAATTTATTATACCTTACTTTTAGATTGATATAAAAATAATTCCAAATTTACATATAAGAAAAGCGCAAGCATCCTTTAGGTGCACCTGTTCATAACCAATTCCCGAGTGCTTTGGACTAAACCTCAGCTACACTATTACCATAGTAATTTGGCTCGTGAAGTGACTGTGTCACTTCACGAGCTTTTTTTCGGTAATCTTGTGGCAGATGTTTTTCCATAGCCCCTTGAAATCTGAAGAGACATGGTGCATTAGGTATGGTTCATGAGAGAATAGATCCTTCTCTACTCTTTTAAAAGTGGACGAAGATACAATTTCGTCCACTCGGCGCTACTATATTAATAAATGCTATCTATTTTTTTTCAGTTTCTATCAATTCTAATCAACTACCCACTTACTCATGAATACTGTGTTACGTAAAAGTAAAAAACAAATAAGATCAAGCCCTTTAAGATTTGAAAAACAACATATAAACACTCATGACTGTTGATTATCACATTTTTTCCAACTAATACATTTTAGTTAATGTACGATTAGTTTTCCGTCTTACTATAGATAAAATGTGCAACATATAATCTAAATCGAGCCCGCTGGAATTTCGCGCTACGGTCTTCGAATAACGCTATTCACGCAGGAGTCTCATACCTTCGCGCGAAATTCAACTTTATGTAGTATTTTCAAGAAATAAAATCCAATAAGTGGATAAGCGAGATAAATCACGCGGTGAACACGACAAACGTCTCAACAGAAATTTTTAACTTGGCATATGATAACAGTTATTAAATGCGCACTATAGATATAGTGCGTCTTAGTAAACTTCAGCAGGGATTTTCACTACAGGGAGGGCGCTTTCCGCGGGCACGGCTTCAGCCGCTTCCTTCGCCGCGCTCAGTCCAGGGTCTTCAGCTCGCGCTATTCCCGCAGGAGTCGCCTCCCCATAGCCGTGTACTTAAGAAGAATAGTAAGTTTCAAATTATATGCTTTTACTATTTTTCGAGAAATTTAATGTTGCAAATGAGTGTTTTGAGGTTAGAATAAGATATGTTCTAAAAAAAGAACATAACAAATAAACCCAAAATAAAGCAGTTTCCAACTACCTTTAATTTGGATTTTTTGTGAATTTAATCAAACAAATAGAGTGTGCGGTTCTGGCTTTGTCGATTTTAAGTTGAATTTTTCTGTGGTAGGAATAAGACTCTTAAAGAACAAACTCCAGCTTCGTGCACTTTTTTTGCTTTCTAAAACGAGTCGGTTTATCATTCTAGAAATCATACGGATCGTTAAATCTTCACTAATAAATTTATTTAATGTTTTCCAAACTACCTTTCGAATAAAACCTGTGGTTATCATGCTTAACAGCATGACAATACATTGGCAATATACGTGGCATAACCAACGTTCCATTTTCATGTCTTTTATTTGATGGATTTTCAAATGAGATTTCCATGTTTTAAAACGAAGTTCAATCTGCCATCGAACACGATATAACTGAGTTATTTTTTCAACGGAAATAGTAGGTGGTAA
The nucleotide sequence above comes from Psychrobacillus glaciei. Encoded proteins:
- a CDS encoding pyruvate, water dikinase regulatory protein, producing the protein MKMLNLFIVSDSIGETGELVAKAAISQFRPGLQHTKLKRFPHIDSIDHIKEITELAKEQNAIILYTLVQTNMRDALIECCKQYQLESVDLIGPVLNLLENSLGEKPFEEPGLVRKLDEDYFKKIEAIEFAVKYDDGRDPRGLLQADIVLIGVSRTSKTPLSQYLANKRYKVANVPLVPEVEPPEELFQIDPAKCFGLVITPEKLNFIRKERLIAIGLNDDASYAKIERINDEIKHFDKVVRRIGCRVIDVTNRAVEETANEVINHIFKNN
- a CDS encoding helix-turn-helix transcriptional regulator, which gives rise to MSPIELNKRQNEILDIVKGNGPITGEQIAERLHLTRSTLRPDLAILTMAGFLDARPRVGYFYSGKKTSQSIADNIAQMRVKNFQSIPVVVEESMTVYDAICHMFLEDVGSLFVVDKTSLLSGVLSRKDFLRTSIGNQDLNKIPVHMIMTRMPNVTYCLKEDTIIDVANKLMSRQIDSLPVVKIRKDGLEVVGRITKTNITRAFLSLADDHDL
- a CDS encoding glycine--tRNA ligase — protein: MTNSMEKVVSLAKHRGFVFPGSEIYGGLANTWDYGPLGVELKNNVKKAWWKKFVQESPYNVGLDAAILMNPKTWVASGHIGNFNDPMIDCKKCKSRHRVDKIIEDALDKKGIEMVIDGLSFEKMEDIMLEHDVVCPTCGAFDYTEIRQFNLMFKTFQGVTEASTNEIFLRPETAQGIFVNYKNVQRSMRKKMPFGIAQVGKSFRNEITPGNFTFRTREFEQMELEFFCKPGEDMEWFEFWRNYCKEWLLNLGVAENSIRLRDHSEDELSHYSNATTDIEYKFPFGWGELWGIADRTDFDLKQHMEHSGEDFNYIDPITNERYVPYCIEPSLGADRVTLAFLCEAFDEEQLEGDDTRTVLRFHPALAPIKAAILPLSKKLSEGATSLFSELSKHFMVDYDESQSIGKRYRRQDEIGTPFCITYDFDSETDNQVTVRHRDSMEQTRMPIAEVKAYIESQLQF
- the recO gene encoding DNA repair protein RecO, which encodes MLQKVEGIVLRASSYGETDKIVTIFSRELGKRAAMARGAKKPTSRLASISQPFTYAYFLVQQGRGMGTLQQGEIIDSMRSIREDIFTTAYASFIMELVDKLIDDESPKPHLFTILQQALQAISEDYDPEAISLFVEWKLLPTAGIYPVLHQCVNCGATDGEFAFSFAQIGFLCHRCFSIDRYLIRLTPAQVKLIRTFYTVPIDQVGKLALKKETKGFIKKIVRTIYSEQVGLRLKSQGFLDQMEKTPEFYTPKKDPGTED
- the era gene encoding GTPase Era, with the translated sequence MQQNNEGFKSGFISIIGRPNVGKSTFLNRVIGQKIAIMSDKPQTTRNKVQGVLTLEKSQMIFIDTPGIHIPKHKLGDFMLKVAKNTLREVDVIIFMVNATEPRGKIDELIMDMLENNETPVFLVINKIDQVHPDELINIINSYKNKYDFAEIIPISALQGNNVDRLLETIQKYLPEGPQYYPADQVTDHPERFIISELIREKVLHLTREEIPHSIAVIIDKIKKEEDTEKDMIRVMATIVVERDSQKGIVIGKKGALLKEVGIRARQDIEMLLGTKVFLELWVKVQKDWRNKSAQLRDYGFRDDEY
- a CDS encoding cytidine deaminase, which codes for MNKEKLMEASKTAREKAYVPYSKFPVGAALLTKDGEVIHGCNIENASFGLTNCAERTAVFKAVSEGKNSFAAIAVVADTEGPVSPCGACRQVLAEFCDGNMPVYLTNLNGNVLETTVSELLPGAFTTEDLDYATK
- a CDS encoding diacylglycerol kinase family protein, giving the protein MDIPKFLKSFKYATHGILHVIKSEQNFRFHLLAAIIVLLASIITGLSSFEWIIIIILISGMFMIELVNASIERVVDLASPDFHQLALQAKDLAAGACLVYAICSAIVGFIIFIPKWWGIIF
- the ybeY gene encoding rRNA maturation RNase YbeY; the encoded protein is MLELDVMDETNTLAEQTIELVGKVLQFAAEQQKVKDGSEVSVTFVTNDAIQEINRTYRKKDVPTDVISFAMEEMGDGEIVIKDADIPTLLGDIVISVDRANEQAESYAHTFERELCFLAVHGFLHLLGYDHGTKEEEKVMFGLQETILQAFGLKREGHGHS
- a CDS encoding HD family phosphohydrolase — translated: MNSILLKMKQWSNYKHLPLIIISITAIIMFLLLIGNVKENTYDIKEFQLSPETIRSVKTMEDSVKTEQEREKVAAEIQPYYQFQEETADNQVAIIRSIFDSVIEIKKEAIPAEEMESRTSQLNKLKKEMEKIADNASNVYLSEDALTALLSQSPTTLTQSSETLVSFVKETLSERIRLEKVPEQKKELEEKVRKSFNYSHSYINALVSIARFSIVETDIENKELTELRLEQAKASVDPTRILQGQILVQKGGIIDREVYRQLKLLGMLTNKFSYKPIVGVALFVLLTMWVLYIQTINGKDKTVESSKSLLVVLFSLFVSVLMMKVLQFISYNFDVVIAFIFPTAIVSMLVYLLVNERMAFITTIIIAAYAGFIFQEGYTNVFQMEISLYILFGGISGIFALQRMRHNSQILRSSLIVASVNIIFIVFYLLMTKTTYGLTDLLFYIGAAILSGILSGALTIGILPFFESAFGILSTMKLIELSNPNHPLLKKILTETPGTYHHSVMVANLAEAACEAIGANGLLARVSCYYHDIGKTKRPGFFIENQMNGYNPHDNLPPEASRDIIIAHAVDGANILRKHKMPKEIVDVAEQHHGTSLLKFFYYKANEQNDKVKEQEFRYNGPKPQTKENAIISVADSVEAAVRSMKEPSAEKVHALIESIIKDKLQDGQFDECDLSLREIKQIKESFYTTMNGIFHSRIEYPK